The Pedobacter mucosus genome window below encodes:
- a CDS encoding amidase, with protein MNRRNFIKSSSAVGLISTIGLPASSLLAGEQQDIAEFKDDFDLNELTILDLQDMMRKGKASSKSLTKMYLKRIDKLDKNGPKLNAVIELNPDALAIAASMDKERSAGKIRGSMHGIPILIKDNINTGDKMQTTAGALALSGNIAAEDAFIIKKLREAGAVILGKTNLSEWANFRSTRSCSGWSSRGGQTKNPYILDRSPSGSSAGSGSSVSANLCAIAIGTETNGSIIAPSSYNGIVGLKPTVGLLSRNGIIPISKTQDTAGPMGRSVTDAAILLSVLTGIDENDEITKNSNGKIEKDYTVFLKKEALIGKRIGIEKSFLSGHEGVVALYKNAVEKLKALGAEIIEIELLKEMRVVGSASLTVLQCEFKDGVNAYLSNANAKVKNLTEVIAYNKANESTAMPYFKQETLESSEKAPNLDSKEYKEALIKVISSRKIITDLMTKNNLDAIVGTSYGIPSAIDLFNGDYSNGFYFCSPAAMAGFPHITVPMGKIYELPIGLSIMAGAYEEPKILAMAYAYEQATKHRSAPKFIKSSNFSSGI; from the coding sequence ATGAATAGAAGAAATTTTATAAAAAGCAGTTCTGCTGTAGGTTTGATAAGTACAATTGGCCTACCAGCATCTAGTTTATTAGCAGGCGAGCAGCAAGATATTGCAGAATTTAAAGATGATTTTGATTTAAATGAACTTACCATTCTTGATTTACAAGATATGATGCGGAAAGGTAAAGCTTCATCCAAATCACTCACTAAAATGTACTTAAAAAGAATCGACAAACTTGATAAGAATGGACCAAAATTAAATGCTGTTATCGAACTTAATCCAGATGCTTTGGCTATAGCAGCTTCAATGGATAAAGAAAGAAGCGCTGGAAAAATTAGAGGTTCGATGCATGGCATTCCCATCCTAATTAAGGATAATATTAATACGGGTGACAAAATGCAAACAACCGCTGGTGCTTTAGCTTTATCAGGAAATATAGCAGCAGAAGATGCTTTTATAATTAAAAAACTACGAGAAGCTGGTGCGGTTATTTTGGGTAAAACGAATCTAAGTGAGTGGGCAAACTTCCGTTCTACACGCTCATGCAGCGGCTGGAGTAGCCGCGGCGGACAAACCAAAAATCCATATATTTTAGATAGAAGTCCTAGTGGCTCAAGTGCTGGCTCGGGTTCGTCAGTTTCTGCTAATCTTTGCGCAATTGCAATTGGTACAGAAACCAATGGCTCTATTATAGCACCGTCTTCTTATAATGGTATAGTCGGATTAAAACCAACGGTTGGTTTATTGAGTAGAAATGGTATTATTCCGATCTCCAAAACTCAAGATACTGCAGGACCAATGGGGAGAAGTGTAACCGATGCCGCTATTTTGCTTTCAGTTTTGACGGGTATAGATGAAAATGACGAAATCACGAAAAATAGCAATGGTAAAATTGAAAAGGACTATACTGTATTTCTGAAAAAAGAAGCGTTAATCGGCAAGAGAATTGGAATTGAGAAATCTTTTTTATCTGGCCATGAAGGTGTTGTTGCACTATATAAAAATGCTGTAGAAAAGCTTAAAGCGCTGGGAGCAGAAATTATAGAAATTGAGCTGCTGAAAGAAATGCGTGTAGTTGGTTCGGCAAGTTTAACCGTTCTACAGTGCGAATTTAAGGATGGTGTTAACGCATACCTATCAAATGCAAATGCAAAAGTTAAAAATCTAACGGAGGTTATTGCCTATAATAAAGCCAATGAAAGCACAGCAATGCCTTATTTTAAGCAGGAAACTTTAGAAAGCAGTGAAAAAGCGCCAAACTTAGACAGTAAAGAATACAAGGAAGCGTTGATCAAGGTAATTTCATCAAGAAAGATCATTACAGATTTGATGACAAAAAACAATCTGGATGCCATTGTAGGAACAAGTTATGGAATTCCATCTGCTATTGATTTATTTAATGGTGATTATAGTAACGGCTTTTACTTCTGTTCGCCCGCAGCGATGGCTGGTTTTCCGCATATTACTGTACCAATGGGTAAAATTTATGAACTACCGATTGGCTTATCGATTATGGCCGGTGCTTATGAAGAACCTAAAATTTTAGCTATGGCTTATGCTTATGAGCAAGCTACTAAACACAGAAGTGCACCAAAATTTATCAAATCATCAAACTTTTCAAGTGGTATTTAA
- a CDS encoding IscS subfamily cysteine desulfurase codes for MKQPIYLDNNATTPLDPRVLEAMLPYFTEKFGNAASRNHAFGWVAEEGVDYAREQVAKLIGCTEKEIIFTSGATEADNLGIKGVFEMYKEKGNHIITAVTEHKAVLDTCKHLEKNGARVTYLGVKEDGLVDLAELEAAMTPETILVSIMYGNNEIGVIQPVKEIAAIAHKFGALFMTDATQAVGKIPVDVIADGIDLMAFTAHKMYGPKGVGALYVRRKNPRVKVTSQMDGGGHERGMRSGTLNVPGIVGLGKACELCRLEMASESIRLSGLRDKLESTLSQMEESYVNGNTQHRLPHVANISFKYVEGEGLMMAMSDLAVSSGSACTSASLEPSYVLKSLGLSDDLAHSSIRYGLGRFTTEEEIDQAIAVTQKAVNHLRELSPLWEMFKEGIDLSKIEWAEH; via the coding sequence ATGAAACAGCCGATATATTTAGATAATAATGCTACTACGCCTCTTGATCCAAGAGTTTTAGAAGCAATGCTACCATACTTTACCGAGAAATTTGGAAATGCCGCAAGTCGTAATCACGCTTTTGGCTGGGTTGCTGAGGAAGGAGTTGATTATGCTCGCGAACAAGTTGCCAAGCTAATCGGCTGTACTGAAAAAGAAATTATATTTACATCAGGAGCAACTGAAGCCGATAACCTTGGTATTAAGGGTGTATTTGAGATGTATAAAGAAAAAGGTAACCACATCATTACTGCGGTTACTGAACATAAAGCGGTATTAGATACTTGTAAACACCTTGAAAAAAATGGTGCAAGAGTAACTTATTTAGGCGTGAAGGAAGATGGTTTGGTTGATTTAGCTGAATTAGAAGCAGCTATGACTCCTGAAACAATTTTAGTTTCCATCATGTACGGTAATAACGAAATTGGTGTTATCCAACCAGTTAAAGAAATTGCCGCAATTGCACATAAATTTGGTGCTTTATTTATGACTGATGCAACACAGGCAGTTGGTAAAATACCTGTTGATGTAATTGCTGACGGAATTGACTTAATGGCTTTTACTGCACATAAAATGTATGGCCCGAAAGGAGTTGGTGCACTTTACGTTCGTAGAAAAAACCCTAGGGTTAAAGTAACTTCTCAAATGGATGGCGGTGGTCACGAACGCGGAATGCGCTCTGGTACTTTAAACGTTCCTGGTATTGTTGGTTTAGGTAAAGCTTGTGAACTTTGTCGTTTAGAAATGGCAAGTGAATCAATTCGTTTGTCTGGATTACGTGATAAGTTAGAATCGACTTTAAGCCAAATGGAAGAAAGTTATGTTAATGGTAATACGCAGCATCGTTTACCACACGTAGCAAACATTTCTTTTAAATATGTAGAAGGTGAAGGTTTAATGATGGCAATGAGTGATTTGGCTGTATCTTCTGGATCGGCTTGTACTTCAGCATCTTTAGAACCATCTTACGTTTTGAAAAGCTTAGGTTTATCTGATGATTTAGCACACTCTTCTATTCGTTATGGTTTAGGTCGTTTTACAACCGAAGAAGAAATTGATCAAGCTATTGCGGTTACTCAAAAAGCGGTTAATCACTTAAGAGAACTTTCTCCACTTTGGGAAATGTTTAAAGAAGGAATTGACTTGAGTAAAATTGAGTGGGCAGAACATTAG
- the iscU gene encoding Fe-S cluster assembly scaffold IscU, with the protein MAYSEKVIDHYNNPRNVGTLNKDSKFVGTGLVGAPECGDVMRLQIEVGADNVITDAKFKTFGCGSAIASSSLATEWLKGKTIDEALTIDNMDIVEELALPPVKIHCSVLAEDAIKSAINDYRVKNGLEAIVLEKSHH; encoded by the coding sequence ATGGCATATTCAGAAAAAGTAATTGACCATTACAATAACCCACGTAATGTAGGTACATTAAATAAAGACAGCAAATTTGTAGGTACAGGATTAGTTGGTGCACCTGAGTGCGGTGACGTAATGCGTTTACAAATTGAAGTTGGAGCAGATAACGTAATTACCGATGCTAAATTTAAAACATTTGGCTGTGGTTCGGCTATTGCGTCTTCTTCTTTAGCTACTGAGTGGTTAAAAGGAAAGACAATTGATGAGGCTTTAACGATCGACAATATGGATATTGTTGAAGAATTGGCTTTACCTCCAGTAAAAATTCACTGCTCTGTGTTAGCAGAAGATGCAATTAAATCTGCCATTAATGATTACCGCGTTAAAAATGGTTTGGAAGCAATTGTTCTAGAAAAATCGCACCATTAA
- the tpiA gene encoding triose-phosphate isomerase, whose amino-acid sequence MRKKIVAGNWKMNLDYNEGISLFSEIVNMVKDERKGDQIAIICAPFIHLNSLAKLGGNDVKIGAQNIHDKESGAYTGEISAKMVKSVGVEYIILGHSERRQYQAESDELLAAKTKTALANDLKPIFCIGETLDERNNGSYFEVLKKQLVHGVFSLTEEDFKKVIIAYEPVWAIGTGLTASPEQAQDIHAFIRSEIEANYGFNVADDTTILYGGSCNPGNAARLFAQKDIDGGLIGGASMKSRDFTDIIKALNS is encoded by the coding sequence ATGAGAAAAAAAATTGTCGCAGGTAACTGGAAAATGAATTTAGACTATAACGAAGGCATCTCGTTATTCAGCGAAATCGTAAATATGGTTAAAGATGAGCGTAAAGGCGATCAGATTGCAATTATTTGCGCACCTTTTATTCACCTAAACAGCTTGGCTAAATTAGGCGGGAACGATGTGAAAATTGGAGCTCAAAATATTCATGATAAGGAAAGTGGTGCATATACTGGAGAAATTTCAGCTAAAATGGTGAAATCTGTTGGTGTTGAATATATAATTTTAGGGCATTCAGAACGCAGACAATATCAAGCTGAAAGCGATGAATTATTGGCTGCAAAAACGAAAACTGCGCTTGCAAATGATCTGAAACCTATATTTTGTATCGGAGAAACTTTGGATGAACGTAACAACGGAAGTTATTTCGAAGTATTAAAAAAGCAATTGGTTCATGGTGTTTTCAGTTTGACTGAAGAGGATTTTAAAAAAGTAATAATTGCTTACGAGCCAGTTTGGGCAATCGGAACAGGTTTAACTGCATCTCCAGAACAAGCACAAGATATCCACGCTTTTATTCGTAGTGAAATTGAAGCTAATTATGGATTTAACGTAGCTGATGATACTACGATTTTATATGGTGGTAGTTGCAATCCAGGTAATGCAGCAAGGTTATTTGCGCAAAAAGATATTGATGGCGGTTTAATTGGTGGTGCATCAATGAAATCTCGTGATTTTACAGACATTATCAAAGCTTTAAACAGCTAA
- the lysS gene encoding lysine--tRNA ligase: MSIGLSEQEILRRESLKQLRELGIEPYPAESFEVNAYAADILANYDIDKTAYKTVILAGRIMSRNIMGAASFTELQDSTGRIQIYLKRDELCPGEDKTLYNTVFKKLLDIGDFIGVKGYVFTTQTGEISVHVTEFKVLAKSLRPLPVVKRDDEGNVYDGFTNPELRYRMRYVDLTVNPDFKQIFIKRSKVINSMRNYFDEQGWMEVETPILQPIHGGAAARPFATHHNTLDMPLYLRIANELYLKRLIIAGFDGVYEFGKMFRNEGMDRTHNPEYTSMEIYVAYKDYIWMMAMVEECLEKVAIATNGTSVVKVGEHEINFEGPYEKLTMYESIQKYTGIDVSAMTEDQLAQTCKELGIEIDSTMGRGKLVDEIFSDKVEANLIQPTFITDYPIEMTPLAKKHRTKDGLVERFEIFVNGKEIGNAYSELNDPIDQKERFEDQLKLSARGDAEAMAMDDDFVRALEYGMPPTSGLGFGIDRIVMLMTNQSTIQEVLFFPQMRPEKKKIELTPEETELYSLVSDGEQYLLTAIKEKLVDWSNKKWDITLKALTAKGILKVSKTDDGLFISQK, encoded by the coding sequence ATGAGTATAGGATTATCAGAACAAGAAATATTGCGACGTGAGTCGCTAAAACAATTGCGTGAGTTAGGTATAGAGCCATATCCTGCTGAATCTTTTGAGGTAAATGCTTACGCAGCAGATATATTAGCAAACTACGATATTGATAAAACCGCATATAAAACTGTAATTTTAGCTGGAAGAATTATGAGCCGTAATATTATGGGCGCTGCTTCTTTTACTGAATTACAAGATTCTACAGGAAGAATTCAAATCTACTTAAAGCGTGATGAGCTTTGTCCGGGTGAAGATAAAACCTTGTACAATACTGTATTTAAAAAATTATTAGATATTGGTGATTTTATAGGAGTTAAAGGCTATGTTTTTACTACACAAACTGGTGAGATATCTGTACACGTAACAGAATTTAAAGTTTTAGCGAAATCTTTACGCCCCTTACCTGTTGTAAAACGCGATGATGAAGGTAATGTTTACGATGGCTTTACAAACCCTGAGCTGCGTTACAGAATGCGCTATGTTGATTTAACAGTAAATCCTGATTTTAAACAAATTTTTATCAAACGCAGCAAGGTAATTAATTCCATGCGCAATTATTTTGATGAGCAAGGTTGGATGGAAGTTGAAACACCAATTCTTCAGCCCATTCATGGTGGAGCAGCAGCTCGTCCGTTTGCGACGCATCACAACACTTTAGATATGCCGCTTTATTTGCGTATTGCAAATGAATTGTACCTAAAAAGATTAATTATTGCAGGTTTCGACGGTGTTTATGAATTTGGAAAAATGTTTCGTAATGAAGGCATGGACCGCACCCATAACCCTGAATATACTTCAATGGAAATCTATGTGGCTTACAAAGATTATATCTGGATGATGGCTATGGTTGAAGAATGTTTAGAGAAGGTAGCAATCGCAACAAATGGTACTTCGGTAGTTAAGGTTGGTGAGCATGAAATTAATTTTGAAGGACCATACGAGAAACTGACCATGTATGAATCCATTCAGAAATATACCGGAATTGATGTTTCGGCAATGACTGAAGATCAACTTGCACAAACTTGTAAAGAACTCGGGATTGAAATTGATTCTACTATGGGTCGTGGTAAATTAGTAGATGAAATTTTTAGTGACAAGGTTGAAGCTAATTTAATTCAACCAACTTTCATTACAGATTACCCAATAGAAATGACGCCACTTGCAAAAAAACATCGCACTAAAGATGGTTTGGTAGAGCGTTTTGAAATTTTTGTGAATGGTAAGGAAATTGGTAACGCTTATTCTGAATTAAACGATCCAATAGATCAAAAAGAACGTTTTGAAGATCAATTGAAATTATCCGCTCGTGGCGATGCTGAAGCAATGGCTATGGATGATGATTTCGTTCGTGCTTTAGAATATGGAATGCCTCCAACTTCAGGTTTAGGTTTTGGTATTGACAGGATTGTTATGCTTATGACTAATCAAAGTACTATACAAGAGGTATTATTTTTCCCGCAAATGCGCCCTGAGAAAAAGAAAATTGAATTGACACCTGAAGAAACTGAATTATACTCGCTTGTTTCTGATGGAGAACAATATCTTTTAACAGCGATAAAAGAAAAGCTAGTTGATTGGAGTAATAAAAAGTGGGATATAACACTGAAAGCATTAACTGCCAAAGGAATTTTAAAAGTTTCAAAAACTGATGATGGCTTATTTATTTCGCAGAAATAA
- a CDS encoding type B 50S ribosomal protein L31 — translation MKKDLHPTNYRPVVFKDMSNEYAFLTKSCVDTKETIKWEDGNEYPLYKLEISHMSHPFYTGKMKLVDTAGRIDKFKNRYAKK, via the coding sequence ATGAAAAAAGATTTGCACCCAACTAACTACAGACCAGTTGTTTTTAAAGATATGTCTAACGAATATGCTTTCTTAACAAAATCTTGTGTAGATACTAAAGAAACTATTAAATGGGAAGATGGTAACGAATATCCTCTATATAAATTAGAGATTTCGCACATGTCTCACCCTTTTTATACTGGTAAAATGAAATTGGTTGATACGGCAGGACGTATTGATAAATTCAAAAACCGTTACGCTAAGAAATAA
- a CDS encoding HesB/IscA family protein: MITITDKAKDKIDHLMQDSEMGSDYFLRVSVKGGGCSGLSYNLDFDNESKTGDQFFEDRGIKIALDMKSFLYLAGTELDFTDGLNGKGFNFVNPNASRTCGCGESFSV, from the coding sequence ATGATAACGATAACTGATAAAGCGAAAGACAAAATAGACCATTTAATGCAGGATTCTGAAATGGGTTCTGATTACTTTTTACGAGTTTCGGTAAAAGGTGGAGGTTGTTCTGGCTTATCTTATAACCTGGATTTTGATAATGAATCAAAAACAGGAGATCAATTTTTTGAAGATAGAGGAATTAAAATTGCTTTGGATATGAAATCTTTTCTTTACTTAGCTGGCACCGAACTAGATTTTACTGATGGATTAAACGGTAAAGGATTTAATTTTGTAAATCCAAATGCTAGTCGCACTTGCGGCTGTGGCGAAAGTTTTTCAGTTTAG
- a CDS encoding DinB family protein, whose translation MKKVTLLLSVLCLIAMLGIANAQEEITTKIGEWERAKAYTKEYLDAMPESGYALKPTPEMRSFAEQMLHLTDANYGFTSTATGEKSPYGLGELEKLQDKSKAKVIKEVMAGYDYVIAALKKMSLKQLDEKVKFMNRFEMTKSMVFTKDFEHQTHHRGQATVYLRLAGVKPPQEKLF comes from the coding sequence ATGAAAAAAGTAACCCTATTATTAAGCGTTTTGTGCTTGATTGCAATGCTAGGTATAGCCAATGCACAAGAGGAAATTACCACCAAGATTGGCGAGTGGGAAAGAGCGAAAGCTTACACCAAAGAGTATTTAGATGCAATGCCAGAATCGGGCTATGCATTGAAACCAACACCAGAAATGCGTTCTTTCGCAGAGCAAATGCTACATTTAACAGATGCCAATTACGGATTTACATCAACCGCCACTGGAGAAAAAAGTCCTTATGGTTTAGGGGAATTGGAAAAATTACAAGATAAATCAAAGGCAAAAGTTATAAAGGAAGTGATGGCTGGTTACGATTATGTTATTGCTGCATTAAAGAAAATGTCTCTTAAACAATTGGATGAAAAAGTAAAGTTTATGAATCGCTTTGAAATGACTAAAAGCATGGTTTTTACAAAAGATTTTGAGCATCAAACACATCACAGAGGTCAGGCAACCGTATATCTTCGTTTAGCTGGCGTAAAACCACCACAAGAAAAATTATTTTAA
- the mce gene encoding methylmalonyl-CoA epimerase, with protein sequence MNKIEHIGIAVKDINSSIDIYQKLLNTDCYKTELVASEYVNTAFFKSGDNKVELLQATSQDSAIAKFIEKKGEGIHHIAFAVDDILAEMERLHNEGFVLLSDSPKKGADNKMVCFVHPKDTNGVLIELCQEIKWI encoded by the coding sequence ATGAATAAGATAGAACACATCGGCATCGCCGTAAAAGACATTAATAGTTCAATAGATATTTATCAAAAATTATTAAACACAGATTGTTATAAAACAGAATTAGTAGCTTCAGAATATGTAAATACTGCTTTTTTCAAATCAGGTGATAATAAAGTTGAATTGTTGCAGGCAACTTCTCAAGATAGCGCAATAGCGAAATTTATTGAGAAAAAAGGAGAGGGGATTCATCATATTGCGTTTGCTGTAGATGATATTTTAGCGGAGATGGAAAGGCTACATAACGAAGGTTTTGTGCTTTTAAGTGATTCGCCGAAAAAAGGCGCTGATAATAAAATGGTTTGTTTTGTGCATCCAAAAGATACCAATGGCGTTTTAATAGAATTATGTCAGGAGATTAAATGGATTTAA
- a CDS encoding putative sugar nucleotidyl transferase — MTINLFDDSCWASLRPLTFTRPVADLRIGILTIAEKWSKYLNADFGFQTQDYLSLKFVSKGDANFFINGSICPDENLIYAIHKLNIGETLLKGEIIIAYSADVYDLELAKSLKPIEYIDEFIRIVFPNDIFTHNGTELKKDFELLTKGRTSAKLSATNTFLGDNIFVEEGATAECSIFNSLQGPIYLGKNSQVWESSNIRGSFALGDHSSIKMGAKIYPNTTIGPHSRVGGEINNAVIWGYSSKGHEGYLGNAVLGQWCNIGADSNNSNLKNNYAEVKLWDYEQEHFRETGLQFCGLIMADHAKCGINTMFNTGTVAGVSANIFGSGFPRNFIPDFAWGGAHGFDVYSISKMFETAEKVYARRDLPFDEIEKNILTKVFELTSDLRRF, encoded by the coding sequence ATGACAATCAATTTATTTGATGATTCCTGCTGGGCGTCTCTCCGTCCGCTTACTTTTACCAGACCTGTTGCCGATTTACGAATTGGTATTTTAACCATCGCAGAAAAATGGTCAAAATATTTAAATGCTGATTTTGGCTTTCAAACGCAAGATTATCTTTCCTTGAAATTTGTCTCTAAAGGCGATGCAAATTTTTTCATCAATGGATCAATTTGTCCGGATGAAAATCTCATTTATGCTATTCATAAACTTAACATTGGGGAAACATTACTTAAAGGGGAAATCATTATCGCTTATAGTGCTGATGTATATGATCTAGAACTTGCCAAATCTTTAAAACCTATAGAATATATTGACGAGTTTATTAGAATAGTTTTTCCAAATGATATTTTTACACACAATGGAACCGAACTTAAAAAAGATTTTGAGCTACTAACAAAGGGTAGAACATCTGCAAAGTTGAGTGCTACAAATACTTTTTTAGGTGATAATATTTTTGTTGAAGAAGGTGCAACTGCTGAATGTTCTATTTTTAATAGTTTGCAGGGACCAATATATTTAGGTAAAAATTCTCAAGTTTGGGAAAGTAGTAATATTCGCGGCTCGTTTGCGCTAGGAGATCATTCTTCTATAAAAATGGGGGCTAAAATTTACCCAAATACAACCATTGGTCCGCACAGTAGAGTTGGCGGCGAAATAAATAATGCCGTAATTTGGGGTTATTCTTCCAAAGGACATGAAGGTTATTTAGGCAATGCAGTATTAGGGCAATGGTGCAATATTGGCGCAGATAGTAATAATTCGAACCTTAAAAATAATTATGCTGAAGTAAAACTTTGGGATTATGAACAAGAACATTTTCGTGAAACTGGTTTGCAATTTTGCGGTTTAATCATGGCTGATCATGCTAAATGTGGCATTAATACGATGTTTAATACAGGAACGGTTGCCGGTGTAAGTGCTAATATTTTCGGGTCAGGCTTTCCTAGGAATTTTATTCCAGATTTTGCATGGGGTGGTGCACATGGATTTGATGTTTACAGCATCAGTAAGATGTTCGAAACAGCCGAAAAAGTTTATGCTAGAAGAGATTTACCATTCGATGAAATAGAAAAAAATATTTTGACTAAAGTATTTGAATTGACATCCGACTTAAGAAGATTTTAA
- a CDS encoding AMP-dependent synthetase/ligase codes for MPLINEFSTVPTLLRNVVKNIHNPNETFLIHKQDNEWQEISFEETLKRADAVSAYFLEKGIIKGDRLGLMIENCPEYVYYDQGIQQIGVINVSIYPTLSEQEVAYIINDSGIKGILVGNNFLYRKVLKVAANCKDLKYIIPAFKDYEKVVVPANLNIEVIAFSDILALKHQVTAAERADIEQSRSQVLPSDVSSLIYTSGTTGTPKGVMLTHSNFVKNVEVCLQQIPVIDKTETFLSFLPLSHVFERTATYHVCCAQGCKIAFAQSLELLAKNMGEVRPTVMSCVPRLLERIHDKAIKSGTAGGGTKAKIFTWALETGNKYRVAKEAGKNPGLILSVKKGIAEKLVFSKIKEKTGGRLKFMISGGAALPKNVGEFFGDLGIKILEGFGLTETSPVMSVTEYHRQVYGTVGRVIPGIEVGIQDVETKQIINIQTHETFNEEFECEEGEVIVRGHCVMKGYFNKPAETAEAIDRDMWFHTGDIGRFYKGNLQITDRLKNMIVNAYGKNVYPTPVENIYLKSPKIDQLFLIGDKREFITAIIIPNRETLEETFKLEPSFFEQSDAFINDQKISDWMELDIKKISNELAKFERIKNFKIKRNPFSIDEGEITPTMKVKRRIVEKKYADTINEMYEEGVEAE; via the coding sequence ATGCCATTAATTAACGAATTTTCAACGGTTCCAACTTTGCTTAGGAACGTTGTTAAAAATATTCATAATCCAAATGAAACATTTTTAATTCATAAGCAGGATAACGAATGGCAAGAAATATCTTTTGAGGAAACTTTAAAAAGAGCTGATGCTGTTTCTGCCTATTTTTTAGAAAAAGGAATAATTAAAGGCGATCGTTTGGGTTTGATGATTGAAAATTGCCCTGAATATGTTTATTATGACCAAGGAATACAGCAAATTGGCGTTATTAACGTTTCAATTTATCCTACACTTTCTGAGCAGGAAGTAGCTTATATTATAAACGATTCTGGAATAAAGGGGATCTTGGTAGGAAACAACTTTTTATACCGCAAGGTGCTTAAAGTAGCAGCAAATTGTAAAGATTTAAAATACATTATTCCAGCTTTTAAGGATTACGAAAAAGTTGTAGTTCCAGCAAATTTAAATATCGAAGTAATTGCCTTTTCTGATATTTTGGCGTTAAAACATCAGGTTACAGCAGCTGAAAGAGCAGATATTGAACAATCCAGAAGTCAGGTTTTACCAAGTGACGTTTCATCATTAATTTATACTTCAGGAACCACAGGAACCCCAAAAGGCGTAATGTTAACGCATTCTAATTTTGTTAAAAACGTTGAAGTTTGCTTGCAACAAATTCCAGTAATTGATAAAACTGAAACTTTTCTATCATTTTTACCTTTATCTCACGTTTTTGAACGTACCGCAACGTACCATGTTTGCTGTGCCCAAGGTTGCAAAATTGCTTTTGCTCAGAGTTTAGAGCTTTTGGCAAAAAATATGGGTGAGGTCCGTCCGACGGTTATGAGTTGCGTTCCAAGATTGTTGGAACGTATTCACGATAAAGCAATTAAATCTGGAACCGCTGGTGGTGGTACAAAGGCAAAAATATTTACTTGGGCTTTGGAAACTGGAAATAAATATCGTGTAGCCAAAGAAGCCGGTAAAAATCCAGGATTAATTTTATCTGTAAAAAAAGGAATTGCAGAAAAATTAGTTTTTAGCAAAATTAAAGAAAAAACCGGCGGTCGATTAAAATTTATGATATCAGGAGGAGCTGCATTGCCTAAAAATGTTGGTGAATTTTTTGGGGATTTAGGCATAAAGATATTAGAAGGTTTTGGTTTGACAGAAACTTCACCAGTAATGTCTGTAACAGAATATCACAGGCAAGTTTATGGAACAGTTGGACGAGTAATTCCAGGTATAGAAGTTGGAATTCAGGATGTTGAAACTAAACAAATTATTAATATTCAAACACATGAAACTTTTAATGAAGAATTTGAATGTGAAGAAGGAGAAGTAATAGTTCGTGGGCATTGTGTGATGAAAGGTTATTTTAACAAACCTGCAGAAACTGCTGAAGCCATAGATCGGGACATGTGGTTTCACACTGGAGATATTGGTCGATTTTATAAGGGAAATCTACAAATTACTGATCGCTTAAAAAATATGATCGTAAATGCTTATGGCAAAAATGTTTATCCAACACCTGTAGAAAATATTTATCTCAAAAGCCCAAAAATCGATCAATTGTTTTTAATTGGAGATAAGCGTGAATTTATAACAGCGATTATAATTCCTAACAGGGAAACATTAGAAGAAACTTTTAAACTAGAACCCTCTTTTTTTGAACAATCTGACGCATTTATCAATGACCAGAAAATTTCGGACTGGATGGAATTGGATATAAAAAAGATTTCAAATGAGCTGGCTAAATTTGAACGCATTAAAAACTTTAAAATAAAACGCAATCCTTTTAGTATTGATGAAGGAGAAATTACACCAACAATGAAAGTTAAACGCAGAATTGTAGAAAAAAAGTACGCTGATACTATCAATGAAATGTATGAAGAAGGTGTGGAAGCTGAGTAG